The Sphaeramia orbicularis chromosome 16, fSphaOr1.1, whole genome shotgun sequence genome window below encodes:
- the LOC115435071 gene encoding zinc finger protein 420-like: protein MEGKLTCEQCGKSYTHKHQLKTHQRIHSGERPYKCEQCGKTFTLMSQLKRHLRIHSGERPYDCKQCGKTFTQMSSLKTHLRSHSGERPYECYQCGKSFTQASYLRTHVHIHNRERPYSCEECGKAFMRKEALKIHQRIHTGERPHGCDQCGKTFTQASTLSTHLRIHSGERPYECEKCGKTFTYVSSLKVHLRIHSAERPYYCETCGKTFAFLCILKKHLRIHSGQRPYHCEQCGKTFTQRSSLNTHLRIHSGERPYDCEQCGKTFTQMSDLKAHLRIHSGERPYDCEECGKTFTQRSNLKSHLRTHSGQRPYHCEQCGKTFTHMNSLKSHLRVHSGEKPYDCEQCGKTFTHMNSLKSHLRVHSGERPYHCEQCGKTFTRMNNLKSHLHVHSGLRPYNCEQCGKTFTQMKGLKAHLRVHSGERPYHCGQCGKTYIHMNGLKAHLCIHRETHRNSLSVTNANKNSCHTLLSPTINTDVNHLLAQTVPEHQMTTRNAVSEPAAPTSSDKNIKLKTLQIRLHRVQM, encoded by the coding sequence aTGGAAGGAAAACTCACTTGTGAGCAGTGTGGGAAGAGTTACACCCACAAGCATCAGCTGAAgacacaccaacgcatccacagtggagaaagaccgtataaatgtgagcagtgtgggaagactttcaccctgATGAGTCAACTTAAgagacacctacgcatccacagtggagagagaccatatgactgtaaacagtgtgggaagactttcacccagatgAGTAGCCTTAAGACACACCTTCGtagccacagtggagaaagaccatatgagtgttaCCAGTGTGGGAAGAGTTTCACCCAAGCGTCTTACCTTAGGACACACGTACACATCCACAACAGAGAAAGACCATATTCATGTGAggagtgtggaaaggctttcatgAGAAAGGAGGCGctgaaaatccaccaacgcatccacactggagaaagaccacatggctgtgaccagtgtgggaagactttcacccaagcGTCTACCCTTAgtacacacctacgcatccacagtggagaaagaccatatgagtgtgaaaagtgtgggaagactttcacttaCGTGTCTAGCCTTAAGGTACACCTGCGCATTCACAGTGCAGaaagaccatattactgtgaAACATGTGGGAAGACTTTTGCCTTCCTGTGTATCCTTAAgaaacacctacgcatccacagtggacaaCGACCCTAtcactgtgaacagtgtgggaaaactttTACACAGAGGAGTAGCCTTAatacacacctacgcatccacagtggagaaagaccatatgactgtgaacagtgtgggaagactttcacccagatgAGTGATCTTAaggcacacctacgcatccacagtggagaaagaccatatgactgtgaagaatgtgggaaaactttcacccAGAGGAGTAACCTTAAGTCACACCTACGCACCCACAGTGGACAAAGACCCTAtcactgtgaacagtgtgggaaaactttcacccACATGAATAGCCTTAAGTCACACCTACGTGTCCAcagtggagaaaaaccatatgactgtgaacagtgtgggaaaactttcacccACATGAATAGCCTTAAGTCACACCTACgtgtccacagtggagaaagaccctatcactgtgaacagtgtgggaaaactttcacccGGATGAATAACCTTAAGTCACACCTACATGTCCACAGTGGACtaagaccatataactgtgaacagtgtgggaaaactttcacTCAAATGAAAGGGCTTAAGGCACACCTACgtgtccacagtggagaaagaccatatcactGTGGACAGTGCGGGAAGACGTATATCCATATGAATGGGcttaaggcacacctgtgcatccacagagaaacacacagaaacagttTGAGTGTTACCAATGCGAACAAAAATTCTTGCCACACTCTGCTCTCTCCTACCATCAACACAGATGTGAATCATCTTTTGGCCCAAACAGTACCTGAGCATCAGATGACGACAAGAAACGCAGTGTCTGAACCAGCAGCACCGACTtcttctgacaagaacatcaaACTTAAAACCCTCCAGATCAGACTCCATAGAGTCCAGATGTAA